The Kosakonia sp. SMBL-WEM22 sequence TCAACTCGCTCATGCCGACAAGAACACTATTCGGGGAACATATAACCATGCTCAGTACATTGACGGGCGACGCGAAATGCTTCAGTGGTATGCAGACTATCTGGATGAGTTGGCTGATAAAATCACCGGCTGAGAGTTTTACTCTTTGAGATGAAAAATAGTTGTTCCAATAATTACACTTGTTCCATATTTAGATTTAAAAATGTAAATCATTGTTTTTTAGATATATTTACACATTTAAGTTGGAGGGGATTTTTCGGGTTGGAACAAATGCATAAACGTGATTGTTTGTCAGGCTAGACAAAGGCTGGTTATGTATACAGTTCACTATGGACATGTATACTCCAGTAGACGATAATTCATTCAAAGGTAATGGCTATGTATAGGCTGTTCTTCTAATATCCGTACACCTCTGCGGGTTGGCATAGCCACCAAAAAAAGAGGACGCGAGGTGGCTGTATATGGCATTACCAAAGAGGGAGTATTATACACTTCAGCAGGCAGCTAAAAAATCGGGTTGTGAAATAGAAGACCTTTTGCACTATGCAGCAATAGGCGTATTACAACTCTGCGTACATTATGAGGACAGCAATAAAGCTGGTAGCGATTGTTATTTTTACGCCTCACTATCTGATAGTTTATTAGATGAGTTAAACGACAATCAAGAAAGTTTTACTATGCATTATTCCTCTAGATATAATCTTATAACTATGGATTCTAATGCTTATTTCTTCACTGCCGAGGATGGTAATCCGTGCTGGGCCGAGTATGTTAATGGATGGTTTGCGATCGCACATACTGAGCTAACATTACCTGCATTTGAGAAATCTAAAAAAGCTGATGTTTCTCAACTTATACATCCGCGAAATAACTTGAATACAAACACCGAAGGATGGGATTTATCAACAAAAGGATTTGATGTGAGTGGGCCTTGTTTTTATGAGGCGAAAAGTTTTTCATCAGATGATTTTGTAATAATGGCAGATGAGTTGGATATTCTAATGAATGGTGGAATGAAGATTGATCTCTTTAGCCTGACTGATGAATCAGCCCGTATTAAAAATGTTTTGACAAAAGATGTTGGGAATAAAACGCTAACGTCAATGGCTAAACTAATTAAATCATTACTTTATCTTTGCTATAAAGATGAGGATATTGTAAACAACCCCCGAAAGCATTTTGATAACAGTCAAAGTGAAATCAATAAGGATTTCGATACGCTCGGGCTTAAACTTCCATCAGGAAAAACCATCGATAAATGGCTCCGGGGCGTCGATCTCGATAAGAAATGAAAAATGGAATATTCCATGTGTGTATTGGAATATTCCGAAGTCGTGATGTCTACAAAAGTAACCTTTAACCGTTGTCTACCAGCGTCTAACCAAGGCGCATTAGTGATACTGGGGGTTACATGTCACAACCATCTCTAATCCGTTTTCATGAAGTGCAGAGGCGCACTGGCTACAGCAAAGCCTGGATTTATCGTCTTATGGGACAAGGTAAATTTCCATCCTCCGTGAAAATTGGTTCTCGCGCAATTGCCTTTGTCGAAAGTGAAGTTGATAACTGGATTAACCAGCGCATCGAAGAATCGCGCAAGGAGGTTGCCTGATAAAGAACACTCTATGTGCATTTGTTGCGTGTCGTTTAATTAGCATCTGGTTAAGATCTGATTGTCGCGGCAGTTATCAGCGAATTAAAGACAGGTAAATTATCATGATTAAATTATATGCCCCTACTGGGGAGGATCTCGCTCAACCTAAAATTGTACAGCACGGCATTTCTACGCCAACCATGAGTAGTCTGGAAATGGTCGATTACATCAATGCTGAGCGGCAGATGAAAGCTAAAGAGGAGGGAATGTCATTCCCATGCAAGAAATATCGCAAGCTTCGCCACGACAGTTTGATGGCGAAAGTGCCAAAAGTCTTGGGTGAAGCTCAATCTCCAAAATTTTTTGGAGATTACATTGATGGCAAAGGGCGAGGCCAATCTTGCTACAACTTCCCTAAACGCGAGGCCTGCCTGATGGCAATGAGTTATAGCTACGAACTGCAGGCTAAGGTCTACGATTACATGGAAGAGTTAGATCGCCAAGCTCATGGCTATCTCAATTACTCAGTGCAAGAACTGCAAGCAATTGTGGCTGGAGCTCGTAAGGTCTCAGATGAAGACTCAAGTGACGCTGGCCGTCGTTTACGTAAACGTCAGGACGACTTGGTACTGCTTGAAAAAGCGGAATCGCTGGTTGAGAGCCTCAGTCAGTTGAAGCTTGATTTAATCTGTAGCGGTCGTGATAAGGAGATTCATTAATGTGCGATAAGCAAAAACTCAATCCTGTTAATGAACTTGAGAGAATCAGGGCGTTTGCAGTTGCTGCAGGATATTTATCCACTACTGGGAAAGAGGCGACGCTGTTGCATGAACTTGTAGATTTAGTGGGGGAAATCGCCCGCAAGGCACTCGAGCATGAAGGCGTTTTATAGTCTCGTTAATATGGGGTGGCTTGCGCCACCCCATATTTTTATTCGTTCACCTTCCTATCCGCGTTTCTCTAGCCAATTACTCTGTTTCCATCCCGTACACCGCTCTGAGTTGCTTCAGGACTAAATTTTTGTCAAACATCGCGTGATCCTCAAAACGGTTTGCTGGACTGAAGGGCTTCAACATCTTTCACGTAGCGATCATGCATGGCATCCCACTGCTGGCACCACTTTTCCATGTCACGCTTTCGAGCCAGAATACGGCGCAGACGGCGTACACAACGCTTGTGGGCTGCCATATACTCTGGCTTTGTCTCACCGTCACGCCAGACCTCCATATCGTCACGATCAATGCGTACCCGCGGGTGACGCTGCTGAAAACCGGAGCGCTCAAAAGCCCAGGTGGTCATGAAGAAAGCCAGATAGCGGATCGCCGTATTGCGGGTGAAGCATTTTTTGATGCGGCCGTGACGGCGTGCCACGAACAACGGACCAGCCGGGGTGTCGTGTTGCTGTAATGCCAGGTCGATTGCGCTGGCGATGCGTTTGTCAGTCATTTTCTGTCCTTCAGTTTTGAATAGCGTTCGTGGCTCATCACTTCCCAGTTCTGGCCACCGTCGCGGGAAAGCAGGCGCCAGCGGAGATTCACATTCAGGCTCAGATAGCCTGTCTTGTGCATGCGGCGGGGGCGGATCCGCCCTGCGCGGTGCTGGCGCAGCACACTCACAGCCCTTTCGTGAACCCATTCAGGGATTCGGATCGCAGTAAGTGTCATGAATGCTCCTGTGTGATGGCCGCTGTTTTCTTCGCGTGTTCGACCAGCTCAGCCACAAGCTCATCAACCAGCAGCTTTCCGCTTTCTGTCAGGTATTCGCCATGACCATTCACATCAACTGCATTCCGGTACAAATCGCGGATAGCTTTATAGCCCTCGACGCTTCCATGCTCTTTCCGGGCTATCTTTTCGAAGCGAACAAGAAGCCCATCCAGAACAATTTCAGTAATCTCCAGCGTGGCTATACCGCCTTTAGGAAGACTGATAACAATGCAGGTGCTGCCAGTTTTTCTCTGGTGGCGAATCAGGGCGGCTTTTAATATCCGACGGTGGTAAGTCGAAATTAAATTATCCATGCGTTTTACCTTTCCTTTCTGCTTCATCGTTCGCCAGAACGATTTGCTCTTCTTTGTCTGTCCAGTCGAAAACTGAGCCAGCAATATCGTAAGCCAGACCTAAAAGCGCATTAAGTTGAAAGCAGTCAAACTGCTCATGGTGAGCATGGATTGTCTGCATAAGGAAATTAAGTTGCTCTGCCTGAATCTTAACGTTCATAATATTCTGACGCTGCTGAATCATTTGTTATCTCCCATATGCTTTCTTTAAATATAAATTTGCGATAACCCAATAGCCGGCGCTGCACATCATTTTTGCTGTCTTAAAAGCATCTTTTTTTCATGATGAACGACATAAAAAAGATTGTGAGATTCCACAGCAATTAAGCTGAAATAAATCCTTTGAATTAATATTATTTATTTTTTATCTTTAAGAGCTTGCTCTTCTATGAGCCAGGCGCATACGTCGCCAGTTAACGTGCTAAGCAGAGAGGCTACAGCTTCAATCTCAGTGCATCCATTTTGTTTGGGTACAGTTGCATCATGTGGCAAATAATTTCTGCTTGATAGGCCTTCTCTTTAGCTTGTTCTAAAGACATTTCATGCGCCATGATCACAATCCTTTAAACCAGAAAGATATGAGGCTGAATGTGATATCTTATTTGTTGCAATCCCAAGTTCTGCAAGGTCTGCGATGATGCAGGAAAGTTTTCCAATCTTTTCTTTATCTACGCCAGCATCTTCTGCAAGCGCGAATATGCTCAGGCCAATATAATTTATGGCTTCGAGAATTGAAATTGTTTTAGTGTCACA is a genomic window containing:
- a CDS encoding Rha family transcriptional regulator, which codes for MIKLYAPTGEDLAQPKIVQHGISTPTMSSLEMVDYINAERQMKAKEEGMSFPCKKYRKLRHDSLMAKVPKVLGEAQSPKFFGDYIDGKGRGQSCYNFPKREACLMAMSYSYELQAKVYDYMEELDRQAHGYLNYSVQELQAIVAGARKVSDEDSSDAGRRLRKRQDDLVLLEKAESLVESLSQLKLDLICSGRDKEIH
- a CDS encoding AlpA family transcriptional regulator, with the translated sequence MSQPSLIRFHEVQRRTGYSKAWIYRLMGQGKFPSSVKIGSRAIAFVESEVDNWINQRIEESRKEVA